The Halomonas binhaiensis nucleotide sequence CCAGGATCATCAGGTCGATGTTCTGTACATCCTTGCGATTATCGAGATGGCTCAGCAAGCGGCGAAAAGCAGCGGCTTCCAGCTCGGTGCGGGTAGCGTCATCAAGGTGCTGCATGGTGATCTCCGGGTGAATAGGGCTAACACCCTTGATAGTAACGCAGCGGCCGCTCAAGCACATCGGTACGAGAGCGCCCTTGTCCAGGGTTTTCGTATTCCTGGCCATTTCATCCCGGTGGACGATCCGCAACGTCCGGCATATACGCCACCGCCCCGGCAACGCCGGGACGGTGGGGCTAGCAGGGAGGCAAAAGGCGCTCGTTCAGGTAGGTCGTGCAGGGTCGGGGCCCGGATTGTCATGCTTGCCGTCTGCATGTCCTTTGCTGGTTTCCAGGCGTTCGCCGTCTACTGCCTGGTCCTTCACTTCTTCATACCACAGGTTGTGATGCTGCTTGGCCCAGCTTTCGTCGACATACCCTGTGGCCATGCCTTCCAGGGCACCCTCAGTGCCCAGTGTGCCGATATATATATGACCAAGGGCAACCGCCGTCAGGCCCAGGGCGCCAATGGCATGAATGATGTTGGCCCATTGCATGGTATCGCGAGTCTGCTGGTAGTTGGGGAAATCCATTACCAGACCGCTGGCGATGACGACGATGCCGGCAGTGGCGAGCAACCAGAACCAGATCTTTTCGCCAGCATTGGCGAAGCCTGCATCGGGATGGCCCTTGCCCACCATGCCGCCGCCCTTGCGCAGCCATTCGAAATCCTCGCGCTTGGGCCAGTTGTGCTTGAGAAAACGCATCAGGATGATCACCAGCAGGATACCGAACAGCGGCCCCAGGTAATTATGCAGAAGCTTGGAGCCACTGATCATGGATGCCCAGAAGGCATCACCGAACAATGGCTTGAACAGGAACTTGCCGTACAGCAGATTCAGCCCGGTCAGTGCCAGCAGGATGAACAAGGTGGCGACAGACCAGTGCAGGGCACGATTGAGCGCTGACCAGCGCAGGATCTTGCGACCGCTACGTGGTTCCTCCAGCTGATTCTTGCCGACGATGAGATAGAACAGGGTGATCATCGCCAGCATGCCGCCGATGGCAATCAGGCCGAATGGCGAGATCCACTTGTTGCGGATGAGTCGCCAGGTCTGGCCGCTGGGGTTGATCAGGTTGTAGGTGGAGTCATGGCGTGTATCGATGAAACTGTCGCCATTTTTCACCTGACGCCAAGTGTCGGCATCCATGGCCGGCACGGCGCCATTGATCTCCGCATCAGGGTCTGCCGCGGTCGCCACATGGCTGATTCCCAGCGCCACAAACAGCACCAGCAAGAGCAGGAACGATCGCAACATTCGCAGTAAACATGGCGGTTGCCATGATCGGAAGGGAGGCCAGATCTGGGTGATTGAATGCATTACGGGCCTCCTCACGGTTTGCGAGCGGCATCAGTCGCCATGTTGTCGATGGCCGATGGTGCATCTCCGAGCTTCGACCAGGCGCCATCCTTGTGGCCGCGCCTGACGACGCGCTCACGGAAGATATCGGCAATGGTCTGGGCATCACCCGCCAGCAGGGCCTTGGTCGAACACATTTCGGCGCAAAGCGGCAGCTTGCCTTCACGAATACGGTTGGCGCCGTACTTCATGTATTCTTCTTCGGGATTATCGGCAGGGCCTCCTGCGCAGAACGTACACTTGTCCATCTTGCCGCGCTCACCAAAGGCGCCTTGCTGCGGGAATTGCGGCGCGCCGAAGGGGCAGGCATACAGGCAATAACCACAGCCGATACACAGGTCCTTGTCGTGCAGCACGATGCCGTCATCGGTCTTGTAGAAGCAGTCAGTGGGACACACCGCCATGCACGGTGCATCATCGCAATGCATGCAGGCCACTGAGATGGACACTTCTGTCGGCTCACCGTCATTGAGCGTGACGACCCGGCGGCGCTGGATACCCCATTCCGTTTCGTTGGCGTTCTTGCAGGCAGTGACGCAGCCGTTGCATTCAATACAGCGCTCAGCATCACACATGAATTTCATCTGAGCCATGTCGTATCTCCTTGAATCAGGCCGGTTCGATGCGGCACAGGGTGCATTTGGTTTCCTGCATCTGCGTCACCGAGTCATAGCCATAGGTGGTGGCGGTATTGGCCGCTTCACCAATGACATAGGGGCTGGAGCCTTCGGGATAGCGTTGCTCGAGACTTTCGCCCTGGAACATGCCACCGAAGTGGAAAGGCATGAACACCACGCCACGAGCAACTCGTGGGGTCACCATGGCCTTGACCTTGACCCGGCCACCTTCAGCACCCTCCACCCAGACCATGGCGCCGTTCTTCACGCCGATATCATTGGCCAGGGCAGGGTTGATCTCGACAAACATCTCCTGCTGCAGTTCAGCCAGCCAGGACATGGAACGGGTTTCTTCGCCACCGCCTTCGTATTCGACCAGGCGCCCGGAAGTGAGGATGATCGGATAGCGCTCAGTCACATCCTTCTGCTGGATGCTCTTGTACAGTGTCGGAAGACGAAAATGGGAGGCGACGTCGTTCCAGGTCGGATAATCCTCAACCAGATCGCGCCGAGAGGTGTACAGAGGCTCACGATGCTTGGGAATCGGATCGGGGAACGTCCACACGTTGCAGCGAGCCTTGGCGTTGCCGAAGGGAGCGCATTCGTGAGCGATGGCAACTCTCTGGATGCCGCCGGAAAGGTCGGTCTTCCAGTTCTTGCCATCGGCGGCACTCTTTTCTTCCTCTGTCAGCTCATCCCACCAGCCCAGATCCTTGAGCATATCGGCGGTAAACTCGGGATAGCCGTCCTCAAGATCAGAATCCTTGCTGAAGGAGCCATCGGCCAGAAGGGAAACGCCATCGCGTTCGATACCGAAACGGGCGCGGAAGGTCAGGCCACCTTGAGAAACCGGCAGGCTGGTATCGTACAGATTCGTTGTGCCTGGATGAGCAAACTCTGGTGTTCCCCAGCAGGGCCAGGGCAGGCCATAGTAATCACCATCTGCTGGTCCGCCTTCGGCCTTCAGGCTGCGAAAACTGAAGGTATGCCAATTCTGCTGATGGGCCTTGAGGCGTTCCGGACTCTGGCCTGTATAGCCCACTGTCCACATGCCGCGGTTGAACTCCCGGGTAATATCTTCGATCAAGGGTTCGTCGCCGTTTACCTGGATGTTCTTGAATAGCTGTTCGGCGAATCCCAGGCGTTTCGCCATCAGGTACATGATGACGTGGTCCGGCTTGGACTCGTACATCGGCTCGATGACCCTGTCACGCCATTGCAGGGAGCGGTTGGTGGCGGTGACGCTGCCGTAGGTTTCGAACTGAGTGGCAGCAGGGAGCAGATATACCCCATCACTGCGGCCGTGCATGACGGCGGCGACGGTCGGATAAGGGTCGACGATGACCATCATTTCCAGAGCTTGCATGGCCTTTTGCATCTCGGGGCCGCGAGTCTGGGAGTTGACGGCATGTCCCCAGTAGAACATGGCCTTGAGGTTCGTGCGCTGAGAGATATCGGTGTCATCTTCCAGCACGCCGTCGACCCAGCGTGACACCGTGATGCCGTTGGAGTTCATCGGGAAGCCGTCAGCATACTCTGTCTGATCGAATCGCTCCTTGAGCCACTCGTAATCGAGATCCCAGACCTTGGCCCAATGACGCCAGGCGCCTTCTTCAAGGCCGTAGTAGCCCGGCAGGGAATCCGAGGTCAGGCCAAGGTCGGTGGCACCCTGTACGTTGTCATGACCACGAAAAATGTTGGTACCACCGCCAGAAACGCCTAGGTTACCCAGGGCCAGTTCGAGAATGCAGTAGGCCCGGGTGTTGTTGTTGCCGGTGGTGTGCTGCGTGCCCCCCATGCACCAGACCACGCACCCAGGGCGATTCTTGGCCAGGATTTCGGCGGTGGAATACATCACGTCTTCCGGGATGCCGGTGATACGTTCGACTTCGCTGGGAGAGAAGTTGGCCACTTCGGCCCGCACTTCTTCCATGCCATAGACGCGCTGCTGAATGAACTCGGTGTCTTCCCAGTGATTCTCGAAAATGTGCCACAGGAGGCCCCAGATAAAGGCAACATCGGATCCTGGACGGATGCGAACATAGTGATCGGCCTTGGCAGCGGTTCGGGTAAAACGAGGATCGACAACGATGATTTCTGCCTGGCTGCGTTCCTTGGCCAGCAGAATATGCTGCATGGCTACCGGGTGGGCTTCACAGGGGTTAGAGCCGATGAACATGATCGAACGACTGTTCTGCAGGTCGTTGAGCGAGTTGGTCATCGCTCCATAACCCCAAGTGTTGGCTACGCCTGCAACCGTGGTGGAGTGACAGATACGAGCCTGGTGGTCAGTATTGTTGGTGCCGGCCAGGGCCGCGAACTTGCGCATCAGATAGGCTTGTTCGTTGCTGAACTTGGCTGACCCCAGCCAATAGATGCTGTCTGGACCATGCTGCTCGGTCAACTCCAGAACCCTGGAGCCAATCTCGTCAATGGCCTCTTCCCAGGACAGCCGCTGCCATTCGCCATCGACAAGCTTCATCGGATATTTCAGGCGCCGGGTGGAATGGCCATGTTCACGCAGTGAGGCACCTTTGGCGCAATGGGCGCCACGGTTGAAGGGATGGTCGAAAGCCGGCTCCTGCCGGGTCCAGACACCTTCCTGAACTTCGGCATAGACACCGCAGCCTACCGAGCAGTGAGAACAGACCGTGCGCTTGGTCTCGACTTCCGCCTCGCTGTAGGGCGTGCGTTCGGCGGCTTCGGCTCTGCGCATCATGGGCGTACCGAGCAGGCCAAGTCCGGCGAGCCCTCCGCCTGCCATGCTGCCACGTTTGAGGAACTGGCGGCGGGAGATACCGATGCCTGGAGCATGAGGCCGAGCCGAAGGCTGAGGCATCGAAGCGCGTTTCGTCAGTCGCATGAGAGTCTCCTCAATCTCGCAGGGAAGCGTAAAAGTCCCGGATATGCTGGGTTTCACGGTAGCCACCGGCTTGCTGGTCTCGAGATTCTTCGGCCTCGTCTTCCGCCTGGGCGAGGCTCACATGTGTGATGCCTGCTGCGACTCCCGCCGTGACAGACCCCACCCCGAGTACCTTGAGAAAACGACGGCGTTGAGGATCACTGCCTGTCGGCTGTACGGTCTTTTTCATCGCTCTCTCCTCATGTCATTGATAGTCGCAGTGGGCGTGACAATGCGCAGTGGCTGGCCAGCTTCGGCGTAACGGTTGACCAGGTCGTTGTAGCGTTCGTTTTCCAGGGTCATGAAGGCTTGCCCCAGGCTGCCCAGGGCTGAATAGAATGCAGTGTCGACCTGGCTCAGGTCGTGCAGGCAGCGTGACGCCCAAGGGGCAATATGGCGCTGGAAAAAGTCAGCAGCATGATGTTGGACGGCATGACGTGAAATGGCATCGCAGGCACTGGTCTCGCTTGTAGCGGCATGGGTCGAGCTGACGGCAGTCATTGCGACGGCTTCATCCTGCAGCAGCATGACCATCACTTCGAAGAGGGCTCCGAGGTGGTCCTCGGGATCATGCTGATCCGTATTACGCTGTATGCCGAGTTGTCTGAGATCCTTGCGCAGATCGACCAGAGCGATATCCATCAGTTGACCGTTGCGGTACCAGGAGGCATAAGGCAATACATCTCCCTGGATGACACCGACAAGGTGACGAAAGTGCGCGCGCTCCAGGTGCTCGGCATCACTTTCGGCAGCGGCAGCGGCAAGGGCCTGCCAGGCGTGGCAAAGCGCTTCTTCAGACGGCGTCGGACTCGGATCGGGTTCCAGTTCCGCCAGCCAGCGCCGCAGCGCTTCCGTTGGAGGCTGGCGCAGTAGCGTGCCGAGCAGGGCGTAGACCTCTGCTCTCAGCTCACTGTCGCTGACTCCATGATCATCGATGTGATGATGCTGCACGTCGTTGTACATGGCTCATAGCCTCACGGGTGAGTCAGGATGATGGGCAAGTTCTTCCCAGATATCCTTGACCCGGCAGTCCTGACACATTTCCAGGCGTTTGGCCTGGGCACCGGAAAAGTAAGGATGTTCGGCAAGCTTTTTCTGTATGGCAGTGATAGTGCCGGTGTTGGCAAAAGGTTTTCCGCAATGGATACAGGCGAAAGGCTGATCTTCATGCAGCAACTGGTACTGAGTGCGCTCGGGGGCGGCGAGAAACCCGGGGACCAGGT carries:
- a CDS encoding twin-arginine translocation signal domain-containing protein, whose amino-acid sequence is MKKTVQPTGSDPQRRRFLKVLGVGSVTAGVAAGITHVSLAQAEDEAEESRDQQAGGYRETQHIRDFYASLRD
- a CDS encoding TorD/DmsD family molecular chaperone, whose translation is MYNDVQHHHIDDHGVSDSELRAEVYALLGTLLRQPPTEALRRWLAELEPDPSPTPSEEALCHAWQALAAAAAESDAEHLERAHFRHLVGVIQGDVLPYASWYRNGQLMDIALVDLRKDLRQLGIQRNTDQHDPEDHLGALFEVMVMLLQDEAVAMTAVSSTHAATSETSACDAISRHAVQHHAADFFQRHIAPWASRCLHDLSQVDTAFYSALGSLGQAFMTLENERYNDLVNRYAEAGQPLRIVTPTATINDMRRER
- the fdh3B gene encoding formate dehydrogenase FDH3 subunit beta; its protein translation is MAQMKFMCDAERCIECNGCVTACKNANETEWGIQRRRVVTLNDGEPTEVSISVACMHCDDAPCMAVCPTDCFYKTDDGIVLHDKDLCIGCGYCLYACPFGAPQFPQQGAFGERGKMDKCTFCAGGPADNPEEEYMKYGANRIREGKLPLCAEMCSTKALLAGDAQTIADIFRERVVRRGHKDGAWSKLGDAPSAIDNMATDAARKP
- a CDS encoding formate dehydrogenase subunit gamma; protein product: MLRSFLLLLVLFVALGISHVATAADPDAEINGAVPAMDADTWRQVKNGDSFIDTRHDSTYNLINPSGQTWRLIRNKWISPFGLIAIGGMLAMITLFYLIVGKNQLEEPRSGRKILRWSALNRALHWSVATLFILLALTGLNLLYGKFLFKPLFGDAFWASMISGSKLLHNYLGPLFGILLVIILMRFLKHNWPKREDFEWLRKGGGMVGKGHPDAGFANAGEKIWFWLLATAGIVVIASGLVMDFPNYQQTRDTMQWANIIHAIGALGLTAVALGHIYIGTLGTEGALEGMATGYVDESWAKQHHNLWYEEVKDQAVDGERLETSKGHADGKHDNPGPDPARPT
- a CDS encoding formate dehydrogenase subunit alpha; this translates as MPQPSARPHAPGIGISRRQFLKRGSMAGGGLAGLGLLGTPMMRRAEAAERTPYSEAEVETKRTVCSHCSVGCGVYAEVQEGVWTRQEPAFDHPFNRGAHCAKGASLREHGHSTRRLKYPMKLVDGEWQRLSWEEAIDEIGSRVLELTEQHGPDSIYWLGSAKFSNEQAYLMRKFAALAGTNNTDHQARICHSTTVAGVANTWGYGAMTNSLNDLQNSRSIMFIGSNPCEAHPVAMQHILLAKERSQAEIIVVDPRFTRTAAKADHYVRIRPGSDVAFIWGLLWHIFENHWEDTEFIQQRVYGMEEVRAEVANFSPSEVERITGIPEDVMYSTAEILAKNRPGCVVWCMGGTQHTTGNNNTRAYCILELALGNLGVSGGGTNIFRGHDNVQGATDLGLTSDSLPGYYGLEEGAWRHWAKVWDLDYEWLKERFDQTEYADGFPMNSNGITVSRWVDGVLEDDTDISQRTNLKAMFYWGHAVNSQTRGPEMQKAMQALEMMVIVDPYPTVAAVMHGRSDGVYLLPAATQFETYGSVTATNRSLQWRDRVIEPMYESKPDHVIMYLMAKRLGFAEQLFKNIQVNGDEPLIEDITREFNRGMWTVGYTGQSPERLKAHQQNWHTFSFRSLKAEGGPADGDYYGLPWPCWGTPEFAHPGTTNLYDTSLPVSQGGLTFRARFGIERDGVSLLADGSFSKDSDLEDGYPEFTADMLKDLGWWDELTEEEKSAADGKNWKTDLSGGIQRVAIAHECAPFGNAKARCNVWTFPDPIPKHREPLYTSRRDLVEDYPTWNDVASHFRLPTLYKSIQQKDVTERYPIILTSGRLVEYEGGGEETRSMSWLAELQQEMFVEINPALANDIGVKNGAMVWVEGAEGGRVKVKAMVTPRVARGVVFMPFHFGGMFQGESLEQRYPEGSSPYVIGEAANTATTYGYDSVTQMQETKCTLCRIEPA